CCTCATTCTCAGCTCCCTAATAACGGAACTAAGCGGATAGAACTCAAACCCCCTGTTTCCAACGCGGAAGATGTTGATCAGCCAATCAGCGCGCATGGTGTCCTCGACGAGCAGTTTTCCGGACGAAAGCTTGAACTCCGCGAGGATCCAGGCGAGCTTCTCATAGGGGTTCTCGCCGTCGCGCCAGAAGGTAGCCGGGAAGTTCCTGACAACGTTCTCATAAAGGCTCGGCGCGAGGAGGCGGTAGTTTCCGTCTGAGCTGACGACTAGAACCGTGGGTCTCTCGCCGGCCTCGTGAATGTGCAGTCCCGTGAGGTAGTACAGGTTCGTTCCGGGGCTTATTAGAGCACCGTCAAAGCCGCGCTCCTTCATCAGAGAGACGAATCTATCGAGGCGCATGTGCTTCACCGTACCGACTACTCCGCAACCCTTAAAAACTCAACCTCCAACCTCGACCGACTAGGCGGGGTCAACCCGCGGGATGTTCCCGTAAGGGAGAACCACAAACACGGAAGGGGTGAACGAGATGAGCATGTACAAGTACATTAGGGAAGCCTGGAAGAGCCCGAAGAAGAGCTACGTTGGCGACCTTCTCAAGGCCAGGATGATAAAGTGGAGGAGGGAGCCGGTTGTCGTCCGCGCCGAGAGGCCGACCAGGCTCGACCGCGCCCGCTCTCTCGGCTACCAGGCCAAGCAGGGCTACGTTATCGTCCGCGTCCGCGTGAGGAAGGGCGGTAGGAAGAGGCCCAGGTGGAAGGGCGGAAGGAAGCCCTCCAAGATGGGTATGGTCAAGTACTCACCAAAGAAGAGCCTTCAGTGGATAGCCGAGGAGAAGGCCGCTCGCAAGTACCCGAACCTCGAGGTCCTCAACAGCTACTGGGTCGGCGAGGATGGTATGTACAAGTGGTTTGAGGTCATAATGGTCGACCCGCACCACCCGGTCATCAAGGCCGACCCGAAGATCAACTGGATAACCGGTAAGGCCCACAAGGGACGCGTCTTCCGCGGCCTCACCAGCGCCGGTAGGAAGAGCCGCGGCCTGAGGAACAAGGGCAAAGGTGCTGAAAAGGTCAGGCCCAGCATAAGGGCCAACAAGGGCAGGGGCAAGTGAAGCCCCTTGATCTTCTTCTATTCTAAGGCACTGCCTGCTTTTGGTATGGAGCTCCCCCGGATTCTCGGGGATTAGCTTTTAAAGCCGCCCCTCCAATTCACTTTGGTGAGAAAGATGGCGAAGCTTAGAGCACACCACATCAGGCTTACCACCTTCATCCAGGCGACCGAGGACGAGGACAAGGTTCTCGACGCGATAGCGACCTTTATCCCCGAGGAGATAGACGAGGACGATGTAATCTTCGACATCGACGAGACAACGGGCTTCTTCGGCAACCCAATCAAGGTAGTCAACGTTGAGATAAAGAGGAGCAAAGCCGTGAGACAGTTCCTCGACTACTTCAAGGAGCTTCTGAGCGAGGATGACAGGAACTACCTCCTGAAACATCTCGACGAGAAAATCGACGAGGAGGGAACCTTCTACGTCCGCTTCAACAAGCAGAAGGCCTATCTAGGCGACGTCGAGATAGACGAAGGAGCTGATGTCATCCAGGTCAGGATAAAGATCAAGGCCTTTCCTATGAGGAAGGAAGCGGTGGTTAAAGCCGTTAGGGAGTGGCTGGAGGAATGAGCGCAGAACTGGAAATACGTGAAGCGGAAGAGCTTTCCTTCTCGCGGGACTACTTCGTCGAGATGGACGTGAGGAGCGAGGAAGCCTATCAGCTCGCGAGCGAGTGGTTCGACGAGGTGGTCTTCACAAAAAAGCTCGTCCTTGAAAGCTCTCCCGATTGGGGTGTGCTTAAGGAAGAGCTGAAGGCCCTCCGTGAGACCCATAGCAAAGTCGCCCTCCTACTCGTCACGAAAAAGCCGAGCCTCATTCGTGAGGTCAAGAACCGCAGTCCAAGGGCTTTAATCTACGTCCAGGGCGGCGACATGCGGGTGAACCGTGCCGCACTTGAGGCGGGTGTGGATGCCTTGATAGGCCCCTGGTTCGGGAGGAAGGATCCGGGCTTTGACCACATCCTGGCGGGAATAGCCGCGAGGAGGGGAGTTGCCATAGGCTTTTCCCTTTCACCGCTCCTGAGGGCCAATTCCTACGAGAGGGTTCAGCTCCTCCGCTTCATGACCAAAACTTGGCAGCTCGTGAGGAAGTACGACGTTCCACGCTTTATAACGAGTTCTGCCGAGAGCAGGTGGGAAGTTCGCGGGCCGAGAGACCTGATGAGCCTCGGGATAAACCTCGGGATGGAAATTCCTGAAGCAAGGACGAGTCTGAACTTCCATCCGAGGAGGCTTCTGTCAAAGCTCAAATGAAATAGAAAGAGAAAAGAAAGTATCACCCCTCCAAGGCCGGGAAGTAGTCCGGCTCGTAGTCCTCAAGCTTTCTATCCAGATAGTCCTCGTAGCCTTGAAGGTCGAGGAAGCCGTGTCCACTGAGGTTGAAGAGTATGACCTCCTCTTTTCTCTCCTCCTTTGCATTCAGTGCCCTGTCTATTGCTCCCTTTATGGCGTGGGCGCTCTCAGGGGCTGGAATTATGCCCTCGGTCTTCGCGAACAGCTCAGCCGCCTGGAAGACCTCGTTCTGGTGGTAGGCAACTGGCTTAACTACTCCATGGTTTATGAGGACACTCAGCGTTGGAGCTAATCCGTGGTAGCGTAAACCCCCGGCGTGTATCGGCGGGACGTAGTAGGTGTGGCCCAAAGTGTGCATCTTCATCTTTGGAGTGTAGCCGCCAGAATCGCCGAAGTCGTACTTGTAAACGCCGCGCGTCATGCTTGGCGCGGCCCTCGGTTCAACGGTTATGAACTCGTAGTCGGCTTTGCCATGGAGGACGTCCTTCACGAACGGATAAGCTAAGCCGGCGAAGTTGCTCCCGCCGCCGACGCAGCCGATTATAACGTCCGGCTCCTCAAACTCCTTCATCTGCTCTTTGGCTTCCAGTCCTATAACCGTCTGGTGCATGAGAACGTGATTTAAAACGCTCCCAAGGGAATAGCGGGCCTTCTCGTCCCTTAAAACGTCTTTAATGGCCTCACTTATCGCTATACCCAGGCCACCGGGGTGGTTCGGGTCTTCGGCCAAGAACTTCCTTCCTATCTCTGTCCTGTCGCTTGGGCTCGGGTAGATTTCAGCACCGTACAGGCGCATTATCGTCTTCCTGTAAGGTTTCTGCCGGTAGCTGGCGCGGGCCATGTAGACCCTTACCTTCAGTCCCAGGAGCGCTCCTGCTAAGCTCAAGGCAGTTCCCCACTGGCCGGCACCGGTCTCGGTGACGAGCCTCTCGATTCCCTGCTCTTTGGCGTAGTAGGCCTGAGCCAAGGCCGTGTTTATCTTGTGGCTTCCCGTTACGGTTGCGCCCTCGTACTTGAAGTATATCCTTGCGGGAGTTCCGAGGACCTTCTCAAGGTTCGTCGCCCTGAAGAGCGGCGTTGGCCTTCCGATCTTGGCATAGAGCTCTCTCACCTTCTTGGGTATCTCGATGTACCGTTCCGTGCTTATCTCCTGTTTCACAAGCTCGGCCGCAAAAATCCTCAGGAGCTTCTCAGGTTCCATCGGCTCGTCCGTCTCCGGGTCGAGGGGAGGCTCTAAAGGCTCCGGAAGATCCGGCAGGATGTTGTACCACTTCGTGGGTATCTTTGAGTCGGGAAGAACGGCTTTCATTCTACCACCTCCTTTTCAAGAACCTCCACACTAATCGTCTCAACAAGTCCCAAAAGCGAGGGAATAATTAGCGTGAGGGTTAAGCCGAGGCCTCTACGTTGGAGAGAAGGTCGGCCAAAAACGGTCCCCCCTGTTCAGCTCAGCGCCAAAAACAATCCCGCCTTAGAATTGATGAACTGCCCACGTTATTCACGAAACCCTTACAGGGGCCAAAAACACTCACTCCTGCATATCATAGGGCATCGGACATAGGGGAAGTGCATACCTTATAGGGTTTTCGGCCGGTGCCTTGAAAATCTGACGAACTTTCTTCGGTATTCTCTTTGAAATCGTCACTGGTTCAAAGATTGAGGCTTACGGTCGCACCAGCCATGCCTCATGAAGAGGAAGCCCCGCCGAAGACCGTCGACACGATCAGAGAAGGCGCGGGCTAAAACATTCTCACCCGCGATTGAACGAACTCATCAACAGCCCTGCAATCTCCCCTGACAGATACAACCGCAAGGCCACCTGCTATTCTCACCTCGGCGATGTAAACGCAGTGGTTTTCCTTTCTCATCAGGACCTCTCGAATAATGCTTTCCCGCGGTCCGAAGTTCCCTGGAGCCTCCGCATAACCATTTTCCCGGGCATTTTGAACCGCGTTAAGGTACGCTCCATCCGCCTTCTCTGCAGGTCTCCTCAGGACGATAGGGTAGCTGGTTATGGGCATTCTAACCTCCAGATTTTTCCAGGCCATTCCGGAGACGTGGACGACTTTTCCGGCAGGTTCCACGAGGTAGGAGCAGGACTGTGAAACGTCGGCGCTCTCGTTAAGCGGCCATAGGCTGCCCTCGACATCCCAGCATCCGGTTTTGAGGTGGAGCCCCGAGACGAGGTTCAGGCTTGTTGCCCGAGGCGGAGTCAGCAGGATGGCGATTAAGATGACAAGAATTCCGAAGGGGACGAGCATCCTGGGTTTCCGTGAGTAGTACCGCCTGAACGTGACAACCGGAAGGAGAAACGCCAGGGCGAACGTCGCGAGCCCCAGCGGGCGGTTAAGCTGGACCACTATCCACGCAAAGAAGGAGATGACTGCGGACATGAGCACCGACGCGGGCAGCTTCCAGCCCATGGTTTCATCCCCCTCTGAAGTACGGCATTCCGCTTAAAAGCCTCTCCACGGCTTCAAACCCGGTTGAAGCGTTTCCGGAAAGGTTATTAGTGGGGAAGGCGTAGGAATCCTGATGCGGCATGCTCCGGCTTGAGGTCAACTGCGACGAGGGTGAGGGGGAGAAGGTAGAGGAAGTCCTGAGGAAGTGGAACGTGCAGTACTACACCGAGGAGGTTCGGAGCAACGGGAAAAGGGTTCTGCGCTTCACCGCCCTCGTTCCGGAGTTCGTCATAAACGACATAGCAGACGACCTCATGAAGGCGATAGACCTTCGAAAGGGTTACTCTTCAATAACCTGGGCCTCGGTGAGCGGAAAGTCCGTCAAGTACTCCAGCTCCGTCAAGTCACTGGCCAAGTACAAGCGCCGCTGGACCCTCGTGGATATCGAGGGTCTAATAGAGAACGCCAACAACCAGGCCCGCGTTGACCCTATTCAGCTCACCCTCGGCGCGGTCGCGTCGATCATAGCCCTCTTCGGCCTTATACAAGACAGCATAGTCATGATAATCTCCGCGATGCTGCTCTCGCCAATACTTGGCCCGCTCTACGGTTTCTCCATCAACGTCGTCATGGGCAAGGGCAGGGACGCGGTGAGTGCCGTCTACTCCATCCTCAAGCTCCTCGGGGTCATCTTTGCATCGGCCCTCATAGTTTCTCTCCTCCTGGAGATCTTTGGGGCCATGCCGGGGGAACCGACCCACGAGATACTCATCCGCGGCCAGTCCGGCATCGTTTATATCTTGCTGGCCATCATCCTCGGTTACGCCGGGATAGTGGCGATAGTGAGCAGGGTTCCAGAGATACTGGCCGGCGTTTCGATAGCGGCGGCGCTGGTACCGCCAACGACGGTGATAGGAATCTCCCTCGCGATGGGATGGTGGGAAATCTTTGAAGGCTCCCTCGTTCTCGTCCTGGAAAACGTCCTCGGCCTTCTGAGCGGCTCCCTGCTGGGCCTCTACGTCCTTAACGTCTCCCCCAGGAGCTACTACGAGAAGAGGGCGGCAAAAATATACACAAAGAGGACGATGGCAGTGCTCGCGCTGATGGTCTTTGCACTCGTCCTGTTGGAGCTGGTCGCTTAGGCGACCTCCGTCTGCTCGTAGATGGGCTTTCCCTGCCTGTGCTTGAGAAGCAGGCTGTAGAAGAACTCCTTGAGGTCCGGGCTCATGTTGTCGTCGAGAAGCAGGTCGGCCCTTCCGCTGTAGTCCTTCTCGGCCTTCGTGATAAGGAGAGCAATGGCTGGCGTCAGTCCCTGGAGCAGTATCCTGACGAGCTCCGGCAGCGCTTCCTCGTCTATCTCTTCATCGGCCTCGAGGCCGAGGTAGACGATGAAGCCCTTCATCTGAACCGCGAGGATGAACTCGGTATCGCTCAGCTCGAAGAAGGAGAAGTTGTACGTTTTCGAGTCTGCCCTCGCGAGGAGAACGCCCTTTATCGAGACCGTCACCGGCTCCTCGTCTATCTCGAAGACCAGATCTTTGGCCAGCTCGCTCTGGGCTATCGCGTAGAGTTCCTCCATCGACATGGGACTCCCTTCTCTGGGGGGGATAAAAGGGTTTCGTCACCTTTTTAACGATTGAAGCGAAGTTTATACGGTGGTGGCATGAAGATAACGCGCTTCGGTGTCTCCGTTCCTGAGGAGCTTCTTGAGAAGTTCGACCGTATAATAGAGGAGAAGGGCTATGTCAACAGGAGTGAGGCGATAAGGGACATGATGCGTGACTTCATAGTCAGGCACGAGTGGGAGCAAGGCGAGGGCGAGGTGGCTGGAACTATAACGATGCTCTACAACCATGACGAGGCAGAGGTTGTGAAGGAGCTTCTCGATTTGCAGCACGACTACCTTGAGGAGATAATTTCGAGCATTCACGTTCACATGGACGAGCACAACTGTCTTGAGGTCGTTATCGTCAAGGGAAAGGCGAGCAGGATAAAGGAGATAGCGGACAGGCTGTTGAGCCTGAAAGGGGTAAAGCA
The sequence above is drawn from the Thermococcus pacificus genome and encodes:
- a CDS encoding 50S ribosomal protein L15e, whose product is MSMYKYIREAWKSPKKSYVGDLLKARMIKWRREPVVVRAERPTRLDRARSLGYQAKQGYVIVRVRVRKGGRKRPRWKGGRKPSKMGMVKYSPKKSLQWIAEEKAARKYPNLEVLNSYWVGEDGMYKWFEVIMVDPHHPVIKADPKINWITGKAHKGRVFRGLTSAGRKSRGLRNKGKGAEKVRPSIRANKGRGK
- a CDS encoding RNA-binding protein, whose amino-acid sequence is MAKLRAHHIRLTTFIQATEDEDKVLDAIATFIPEEIDEDDVIFDIDETTGFFGNPIKVVNVEIKRSKAVRQFLDYFKELLSEDDRNYLLKHLDEKIDEEGTFYVRFNKQKAYLGDVEIDEGADVIQVRIKIKAFPMRKEAVVKAVREWLEE
- a CDS encoding Ribonuclease P protein component 3, which translates into the protein MSAELEIREAEELSFSRDYFVEMDVRSEEAYQLASEWFDEVVFTKKLVLESSPDWGVLKEELKALRETHSKVALLLVTKKPSLIREVKNRSPRALIYVQGGDMRVNRAALEAGVDALIGPWFGRKDPGFDHILAGIAARRGVAIGFSLSPLLRANSYERVQLLRFMTKTWQLVRKYDVPRFITSSAESRWEVRGPRDLMSLGINLGMEIPEARTSLNFHPRRLLSKLK
- a CDS encoding TrpB-like pyridoxal phosphate-dependent enzyme; amino-acid sequence: MKAVLPDSKIPTKWYNILPDLPEPLEPPLDPETDEPMEPEKLLRIFAAELVKQEISTERYIEIPKKVRELYAKIGRPTPLFRATNLEKVLGTPARIYFKYEGATVTGSHKINTALAQAYYAKEQGIERLVTETGAGQWGTALSLAGALLGLKVRVYMARASYRQKPYRKTIMRLYGAEIYPSPSDRTEIGRKFLAEDPNHPGGLGIAISEAIKDVLRDEKARYSLGSVLNHVLMHQTVIGLEAKEQMKEFEEPDVIIGCVGGGSNFAGLAYPFVKDVLHGKADYEFITVEPRAAPSMTRGVYKYDFGDSGGYTPKMKMHTLGHTYYVPPIHAGGLRYHGLAPTLSVLINHGVVKPVAYHQNEVFQAAELFAKTEGIIPAPESAHAIKGAIDRALNAKEERKEEVILFNLSGHGFLDLQGYEDYLDRKLEDYEPDYFPALEG
- a CDS encoding TIGR00341 family protein; protein product: MLRLEVNCDEGEGEKVEEVLRKWNVQYYTEEVRSNGKRVLRFTALVPEFVINDIADDLMKAIDLRKGYSSITWASVSGKSVKYSSSVKSLAKYKRRWTLVDIEGLIENANNQARVDPIQLTLGAVASIIALFGLIQDSIVMIISAMLLSPILGPLYGFSINVVMGKGRDAVSAVYSILKLLGVIFASALIVSLLLEIFGAMPGEPTHEILIRGQSGIVYILLAIILGYAGIVAIVSRVPEILAGVSIAAALVPPTTVIGISLAMGWWEIFEGSLVLVLENVLGLLSGSLLGLYVLNVSPRSYYEKRAAKIYTKRTMAVLALMVFALVLLELVA
- the nikR gene encoding nickel-responsive transcriptional regulator NikR, encoding MKITRFGVSVPEELLEKFDRIIEEKGYVNRSEAIRDMMRDFIVRHEWEQGEGEVAGTITMLYNHDEAEVVKELLDLQHDYLEEIISSIHVHMDEHNCLEVVIVKGKASRIKEIADRLLSLKGVKHGKLVMTGTGKELV